In Drosophila nasuta strain 15112-1781.00 chromosome 2R, ASM2355853v1, whole genome shotgun sequence, a single genomic region encodes these proteins:
- the LOC132784003 gene encoding uncharacterized protein LOC132784003 — MANNDAPQDDAEVFHDTVTHAQFVLAGITSDETKFNTILASIEAPVLARIADAIVNQPRTGKYENLKSCILERFCESEQKKIQKLISETDLGDKRPTQLLNELNALAANKVQESFLKALWLQRLPTQVQAILQASDASLANLAKLADKVMEVGDFHHVRTIDAKPAPTSSAVSDDRLDRIEQQINALSRNLSRKNSLRTDRNSVIAGDMCWYHSKFGNAAKKCRQPCSFASEPKN; from the exons ATGGCAAACAACGACGCCCCACAAGACGACGCCGAGGTTTTTCACGATACCGTTACTCACG CCCAATTCGTTCTGGCGGGAATAACCTCGGACGAAACGAAATTTAACACAATCCTAGCGTCAATCGAAGCACCGGTGTTGGCCCGAATTGCCGACGCCATCGTCAACCAACCACGCACAGGCAAGTacgaaaatttgaaatcgTGCATCCTGGAACGCTTCTGCGAAAGCgaacaaaagaaaatccaGAAGTTAATATCGGAGACCGACCTTGGTGACAAGCGCCCCACGCAACTGCTCAACGAGTTAAACGCACTAGCCGCAAACAAAGTTCAAGAATCTTTTCTGAAAGCACTGTGGCTGCAGCGCTTACCAACACAAGTGCAAGCGATCTTGCAAGCATCGGACGCCAGCCTAGCAAACTTAGCTAAGTTGGCAGATAAAGTGATGGAAGTCGGTGATTTTCATCATGTACGCACCATCGACGCCAAGCCGGCGCCAACCAGCAGCGCCGTTTCCGACGATCGTCTAGACCGCATCGAACAACAAATCAACGCGCTCTCCAGAAACCTTTCTCGCAAGAACAGCTTGCGAACGGATCGCAACAGCGTCATAGCTGGAGACATGTGTTGGTACCACAGCAAATTTGGTAACGCCGCCAAGAAATGTCGCCAACCATGCTCTTTTGCATCCGAACCAAAAAACTAA
- the LOC132784004 gene encoding uncharacterized protein LOC132784004: MKGRLAFVFGIFLICMAHMLSWNEAVEFKFTNAVCESWNKTNILVEVQMFKKANGYKPWLIKTAVDACRFVKKSYNPFAILVYNLFKEFSNINHTCPYMIGCDVKRNTVLSEPARYQCVGYRFCCDVY, translated from the exons ATGAAAGGAAGACTCGCGTTTGTCTTTGgaatatttcttatttgcaTGGCTCACATGCTGAGCTGGAAT GAAGCTGTCGAGTTCAAGTTTACCAATGCGGTGTGTGAGAGCTGGAATAAAAC TAATATTTTGGTTGAAGTTCAAATGTTCAAAAAGGCCAATGGCTACAAGCCTTGGCTTATTAAGACGGCCGTGGATGCCTGTCGATTTGTGAAAAAGTCGTACAATCCATTCGCTATCCTCGTCTATAATCTATTTAAGGAGTTCTCTAATATCAATCACACATGCCCCTATATG ATCGGTTGTGATGTGAAGAGGAATACCGTACTGAGCGAACCAGCCCGATATCAGTGCGTTGGCTACAGATTTTGCTGTGATGTCTACTAA